One Streptomyces sp. P9-A2 DNA window includes the following coding sequences:
- a CDS encoding NAD(P)/FAD-dependent oxidoreductase → MVDADQTFVIVGGGLAGAKAAETLRTEGFTGRVLLICDERDHPYERPPLSKGFLLGKAERDSVFVYEPAWYARHDIELHLGQTVDAVDRAAKTVRFGEDGTTVRYDKLLLANGAEPRRLDIPGTDLVGVHHLRRLAHAERLRGVLSSLGRDNGHLVIAGAGWIGLEVAAAAREYGAEVTVVHRGRTPLHSVLGPELGQLFADLHGEHGVRFHFGATLTGITGQDGVVLAARTDDGEEHPAHAVLAAIGATPRTGLAQAAGLDLADPTDGGGIRVDERLRTSDPDIYAAGDVASFPHALFGTRLRVEHWANALNGGPAAARAMLGQEIVYDRVPYFFSDQYDLGMEYSGWAPAGSYDQVVVRGDAGKREFIAFWTKEGRVLAGMNVNVWDVTDPIQRLITSRAPVDPDSLADPRVPLESLAP, encoded by the coding sequence GTGGTCGACGCGGATCAGACATTCGTCATCGTCGGAGGCGGCCTGGCGGGCGCGAAGGCGGCCGAGACGCTGCGAACGGAGGGATTCACCGGCCGGGTCCTGCTGATCTGCGACGAACGGGACCACCCGTACGAACGGCCGCCGCTGTCCAAGGGCTTCCTGCTCGGCAAGGCGGAACGCGACAGCGTCTTCGTGTACGAGCCCGCCTGGTACGCGCGCCACGACATCGAGCTGCACCTCGGCCAGACCGTCGACGCCGTCGACCGCGCCGCGAAGACCGTCCGCTTCGGCGAGGACGGCACCACCGTCCGCTACGACAAACTGCTGCTGGCGAACGGCGCCGAGCCCCGCCGCCTGGACATCCCGGGCACGGACCTCGTCGGCGTCCACCACCTGCGCCGCCTCGCGCACGCCGAACGCCTCAGGGGCGTCCTGTCCTCCCTCGGCCGGGACAACGGACACCTGGTGATCGCCGGCGCCGGCTGGATCGGCCTGGAGGTCGCCGCGGCGGCCCGCGAGTACGGCGCGGAGGTCACCGTCGTGCACCGCGGGCGGACCCCGCTGCACTCGGTCCTCGGCCCCGAGCTCGGCCAGCTCTTCGCCGACCTGCACGGCGAGCACGGCGTCCGCTTCCACTTCGGCGCCACCCTCACCGGGATCACCGGGCAGGACGGCGTCGTCCTCGCCGCCCGCACCGACGACGGGGAGGAGCACCCGGCGCACGCGGTCCTCGCGGCGATCGGCGCCACCCCGCGCACCGGCCTCGCCCAGGCGGCGGGCCTGGACCTCGCCGACCCCACGGACGGCGGCGGCATCCGGGTCGACGAGCGGCTGCGCACCTCCGACCCGGACATTTACGCCGCCGGTGACGTCGCCTCCTTCCCGCACGCCCTCTTCGGCACCCGGCTGCGCGTCGAGCACTGGGCCAACGCCCTCAACGGCGGCCCGGCCGCGGCCCGCGCGATGCTCGGCCAGGAGATCGTCTACGACCGGGTCCCGTACTTCTTCAGCGACCAGTACGACCTGGGCATGGAGTACTCCGGCTGGGCGCCGGCCGGCTCCTACGACCAGGTCGTGGTCCGGGGCGACGCGGGCAAGCGGGAGTTCATCGCCTTCTGGACGAAGGAGGGCAGGGTGCTGGCCGGGATGAACGTCAATGTGTGGGACGTCACCGACCCGATCCAGCGGCTGATCACCTCCAGGGCCCCGGTGGACCCGGACTCCTTGGCGGACCCGCGCGTGCCGCTGGAGAGCCTCGCCCCCTGA
- a CDS encoding deoxyguanosinetriphosphate triphosphohydrolase translates to MAGTSTSAPTDPAPQPRAQSPAQASTPASTRTHSRQHPASPPGYDPASAARWAAEPDKRPGRTAFQRDRARVLHSSALRRLAGKTQVVTPGEADAVWDASPRTRLTHSLECAQVGRELGAALGCDPDLVEAACLSHDLGHPPFGHNGEQALNEFAEDCGGFEGNAQSLRLLTRIEPKRFLTDPETGDVVSVGLNLTRATLDAATKYPWPRGAHPTDPASPKFGVYEDDRPVFDWVREGAPEGRICFEAQVMDWADDVAYSVHDVEDGLHAGHIDPNVLHAEPERQEVFAVAAGRYADADTDPAELAEALDRLLDQEWWPHGYDGTALSQARLKDATSQLIGRFCLAAEGATRQKSGSGRLTRYGAELVVPRETRMECAVLKAVADRYVMQRAEQERLRADQRIIVLELAEALTARAPDGLDPQFRSLFAQAPDDRARKRVVVDRIASLTDVSARSLHARLTGQA, encoded by the coding sequence ATGGCAGGCACCAGTACTTCCGCCCCCACCGACCCCGCGCCCCAGCCCCGGGCGCAGTCCCCGGCACAGGCATCGACACCTGCGTCGACGCGGACACATTCGCGGCAGCACCCCGCTTCGCCTCCCGGCTACGACCCGGCGTCGGCCGCCCGCTGGGCCGCCGAGCCGGACAAGCGTCCCGGCCGTACGGCCTTCCAGCGCGACCGCGCGCGCGTGCTGCATTCCTCGGCCCTGCGCCGTCTGGCCGGCAAGACGCAGGTCGTCACCCCCGGCGAGGCCGACGCGGTCTGGGACGCCAGCCCTCGGACCCGCCTCACCCATTCCCTCGAATGCGCGCAGGTGGGCCGGGAGCTCGGTGCCGCCCTCGGCTGCGACCCGGACCTGGTGGAGGCCGCCTGCCTCTCGCACGACCTGGGCCACCCGCCCTTCGGCCACAACGGCGAACAGGCGCTGAACGAGTTCGCCGAGGACTGCGGCGGTTTCGAGGGCAACGCCCAGTCGCTGCGCCTGCTCACCCGTATCGAACCCAAGCGGTTCCTCACCGACCCGGAGACCGGCGACGTCGTCAGCGTCGGCCTCAACCTCACCCGCGCCACCCTCGACGCCGCCACGAAGTACCCCTGGCCCCGGGGCGCCCACCCCACCGACCCGGCCTCCCCGAAGTTCGGCGTCTACGAGGACGACCGCCCCGTCTTCGACTGGGTCCGCGAGGGTGCCCCCGAGGGCCGTATCTGCTTCGAGGCGCAGGTCATGGACTGGGCGGACGACGTCGCCTACTCGGTGCACGACGTGGAGGACGGTCTGCACGCCGGCCACATCGACCCCAACGTCCTGCACGCCGAGCCCGAACGGCAGGAGGTCTTCGCCGTCGCGGCCGGCCGTTACGCCGACGCGGACACCGACCCGGCGGAGCTCGCCGAGGCGCTCGACCGCCTCCTCGACCAGGAGTGGTGGCCGCACGGCTACGACGGCACGGCCCTCTCCCAGGCCCGCCTCAAGGACGCCACCAGCCAGCTCATCGGCCGCTTCTGCCTGGCCGCCGAGGGCGCCACCCGGCAGAAGTCCGGCAGTGGCCGTCTCACCCGCTACGGGGCCGAACTCGTCGTCCCCCGGGAGACCCGGATGGAGTGTGCCGTCCTCAAGGCGGTCGCCGACCGGTACGTCATGCAGCGCGCCGAGCAGGAGCGGCTCCGCGCCGACCAGCGGATCATCGTCCTCGAACTGGCCGAGGCGCTCACCGCCCGCGCCCCCGACGGCCTGGACCCGCAGTTCCGCTCCCTGTTCGCGCAGGCCCCGGACGACCGCGCCCGCAAGCGGGTGGTCGTCGACCGGATCGCGTCCCTCACCGACGTCTCGGCCCGTTCGCTTCACGCCCGTCTCACGGGGCAGGCATGA
- a CDS encoding sirohydrochlorin chelatase gives MTAHLTTSTSSRPPGHGAFSGSGRRRPLPPPLPPPLLRPSLLPPPALVVVAHGSRDPRALSTVRALLDRVRALRPGLPVHLGHIELNEPLLTDTLAGLHARGTGRAVLVPLLFGRGHHVKRDIPETAAASPLHTRVAAPLGPHPLLVDALHARLTEAGWHTPADGATRRASAVVLAAAGSRDPESRADTARTAELLAQRLGVPVVPAYASAAAPTVPEALRVLAGRGRHRVAVASCFTAPGRFATECAAASPWITAAPLGTHPAMARLLLHRYGQAARTDPAPAPTAPAPARTVTSPALV, from the coding sequence ATGACGGCGCACCTCACGACCTCGACCAGCAGTCGGCCGCCCGGCCACGGGGCGTTCAGCGGGAGCGGCCGGCGTCGCCCGCTCCCGCCCCCGCTCCCGCCCCCGCTCCTCCGGCCCTCGCTCCTCCCGCCCCCGGCCCTCGTCGTGGTGGCCCACGGCAGCCGCGATCCGCGTGCGCTGAGCACCGTACGGGCGCTCCTGGACCGCGTCCGCGCGCTCCGCCCCGGCCTGCCGGTGCACCTCGGGCACATCGAACTGAACGAACCGCTCCTGACCGACACCCTCGCCGGCCTGCACGCGCGGGGGACCGGCCGCGCCGTGCTCGTGCCGCTGCTGTTCGGCCGCGGCCACCACGTGAAGCGGGACATCCCGGAGACGGCCGCCGCGTCACCGCTGCACACGCGTGTGGCTGCCCCGCTCGGCCCGCACCCGCTGCTCGTCGACGCCCTGCACGCACGCCTCACGGAGGCCGGCTGGCACACCCCGGCCGACGGGGCGACCCGCCGCGCGAGCGCGGTCGTACTGGCCGCCGCCGGGTCGCGCGACCCCGAGTCGCGGGCCGACACGGCCCGCACCGCGGAGCTGCTCGCCCAGCGCCTCGGCGTCCCCGTCGTTCCCGCCTACGCCTCCGCGGCCGCCCCCACCGTCCCCGAGGCCCTGCGCGTCCTCGCCGGCCGGGGCCGCCACCGGGTGGCCGTCGCCTCCTGTTTCACCGCCCCCGGCCGCTTCGCCACGGAGTGCGCGGCAGCCTCCCCCTGGATCACCGCGGCCCCCCTCGGCACCCACCCCGCCATGGCCCGCCTCCTCCTGCACCGCTACGGCCAGGCGGCACGCACGGACCCCGCCCCGGCGCCCACGGCCCCCGCCCCGGCACGCACGGTCACGAGCCCGGCCCTCGTCTGA
- a CDS encoding SanA/YdcF family protein: MLHLLRRVRTGGARWLRRPHLPRTRAGRRRLVRAGMAACVLALLPAAWLRLAADGRLHTTADVPRTEVAVVFGAGLWDGEPSPYLAHRLDAAAELYRAGRIEVVLVTGDNSREEYDEPDAMRAYLTRHGVPDTRIVSDYAGFDTWDSCVRAKKIFGVDRAVLISQGFHIRRAVTLCRAAGVSSYGVGVDDRHDLTWYYGGTREILAAGKAALDAAFRPDPHFLGPREPGVRRALDDIRAPAAAR, translated from the coding sequence ATGCTTCACCTGTTGCGCCGCGTGAGAACGGGCGGGGCCCGATGGCTCCGCCGGCCGCACCTGCCGCGTACCCGGGCCGGCCGGCGACGGCTGGTGCGGGCGGGGATGGCGGCGTGCGTCCTGGCGCTGCTGCCGGCGGCATGGCTGCGCCTGGCCGCGGACGGCCGGTTGCACACCACCGCCGACGTGCCCCGCACCGAGGTCGCCGTGGTCTTCGGCGCGGGCCTGTGGGACGGGGAGCCGTCGCCGTATCTCGCACACCGGCTGGACGCGGCGGCCGAGCTGTACCGGGCGGGCCGGATCGAGGTGGTCCTGGTCACCGGCGACAACAGCCGTGAGGAGTACGACGAGCCGGACGCGATGCGCGCCTATCTGACCCGGCACGGCGTGCCCGACACGCGGATCGTCAGCGACTACGCGGGCTTCGACACCTGGGACTCGTGCGTGCGCGCGAAGAAGATCTTCGGTGTGGACCGGGCCGTACTGATCAGCCAGGGCTTCCACATCCGGCGCGCGGTCACCCTGTGCCGGGCGGCCGGCGTCTCCTCGTACGGCGTCGGCGTCGACGACCGCCACGACCTGACCTGGTACTACGGCGGCACCCGGGAGATCCTCGCCGCGGGCAAGGCGGCCCTGGACGCGGCCTTCCGCCCGGATCCCCACTTCCTCGGCCCGAGGGAGCCGGGGGTGCGACGGGCGCTCGACGACATCCGCGCCCCGGCGGCCGCACGGTGA
- a CDS encoding esterase/lipase family protein, with product MSETTEPNVGSFTLAGPLATEPAGTIQVPQHEEWTLPNGFAWVFPGEGNSGGLVRPVIMADGFNLGRSKLDVLYHGLESGCRFISELRRRGRDVILLGFEERSASILDNARAAEAAIMQAIAERQGDARLVVGGFSMGGIVTRYALARLETQRMDHQTALYFSYDSPHRGASIPVGVQAFSHFIPFPNDFARQMNSPAARQMLWQHYDEDTGKTSVSPLREEFLDALRRVGWWPQIPMKIAVANGRGDGVGLPQVKAGEVALRIDRIYPGTTFYTQAQGDDVTAAYLNRRLPKAEKTITTNDFPELDGAPGGTLHTYKILADTVKKLGGKADLRHEDVCFVPSVSAVAIRDIDKQNDLYAGVDGLDPDESELDEFRCSSTTTAHTAITEELGTWIIERLPD from the coding sequence ATGTCCGAGACAACCGAGCCCAATGTCGGTTCGTTCACTCTCGCGGGTCCGCTGGCCACTGAACCCGCCGGGACGATTCAGGTACCGCAGCACGAGGAGTGGACCCTTCCGAACGGCTTCGCCTGGGTGTTTCCCGGTGAGGGCAACAGCGGCGGTCTCGTCCGACCCGTGATCATGGCCGACGGCTTCAACCTCGGCCGGAGCAAGCTCGACGTGCTCTACCACGGGCTGGAAAGCGGCTGTCGGTTCATCAGTGAGCTGCGCCGGCGCGGCAGGGACGTGATCCTGCTCGGCTTCGAGGAGCGCAGCGCGTCGATCCTGGACAACGCGCGGGCGGCCGAGGCCGCCATCATGCAAGCCATCGCCGAGCGGCAGGGCGACGCCCGCCTGGTCGTCGGCGGCTTCAGCATGGGCGGAATCGTCACCCGCTACGCGCTCGCCCGCCTGGAGACGCAGCGCATGGACCACCAGACCGCGCTGTACTTCTCCTACGACAGCCCGCACCGCGGCGCCTCCATCCCGGTCGGCGTGCAGGCGTTCTCCCACTTCATCCCCTTCCCGAACGACTTCGCAAGGCAGATGAACAGCCCGGCCGCGCGCCAGATGCTGTGGCAGCACTACGACGAGGACACCGGCAAGACCAGTGTCTCCCCGCTGCGTGAGGAGTTCCTGGACGCCCTGCGCCGGGTCGGCTGGTGGCCGCAGATCCCGATGAAGATCGCCGTGGCCAACGGTCGCGGCGACGGGGTCGGCCTGCCGCAGGTGAAGGCCGGCGAGGTCGCACTGCGGATCGACCGGATCTACCCGGGCACCACCTTCTACACCCAGGCCCAAGGCGACGACGTGACGGCCGCCTACCTCAACCGCCGCCTCCCCAAGGCCGAGAAGACCATCACGACCAACGACTTCCCGGAACTGGACGGCGCGCCGGGCGGAACCCTGCACACCTACAAAATCCTCGCCGACACGGTGAAGAAGCTCGGCGGCAAGGCGGACCTGCGGCACGAGGACGTGTGCTTCGTCCCCTCGGTCAGCGCAGTCGCGATCCGCGACATCGACAAGCAGAACGACCTGTACGCGGGCGTCGACGGGCTGGACCCGGACGAGAGCGAGCTGGACGAATTCCGCTGTTCGTCCACCACCACCGCGCACACGGCCATCACCGAGGAACTGGGCACCTGGATCATCGAGCGGCTCCCCGACTGA
- the tap gene encoding telomere-associated protein Tap: MATEEELFASVDALLEEEPQLPSPAERARLREAAGITQARLASALKTSTQSVKNWENGRSEPKPPRLEAYQRLLNGWAAKYPAPGAPGASTGVPAPVVAPQPQVPGTFTGPAAPKATESETSAPVETPAVRVAPERPARSAARPVVPSRRPAANPAARKTAKPAAVDPRFPHGPLAVLDGDGSAYGVDGIVLDCPATTVVELVEWTLRESGLGAPKLNRYGKDSDPLIVLTVSAAVKLGLPEHLEGHEQRRSLRLPEDHPVVRQVTKAKWRLTQRGFGPWARIYRKAQGNQRQCVQLALLSWDALDERSWPGVTEMDPADVARVLGVYAQRVITPRGSTAVSGLELMTALRPPTKAVQDAGTGNWVPGPNPGSLGTEPMDPAPPEATPEHPVVVNSGWTGGFLDEEAYQWVRSVDTLTDEECTLPYAVGLDLNTAFLAAAARLVVGLSAPDHFHAPTFNPKIPGSWLVDLSHIEPDPRLPSPFTPTGERPAGPAWYQTHTVAYAQELGHDVHPIEAYLRRETGAYLDPWHDRLRTAYVDTLADLGVTKDLDDRAFLTAMERHKDVDPALTAVLAAVKATVKGGVGKLRERPQGRHYKEGERWPALQRPTWRPDIRAAVISKARVNMHRKLRNMAAMTGLYPLAVLSDCVVYPSPGESPLDFLPYAASGKPQPGGFRLGPSPGLAKLEGVQSMLWAVGLMEQGLNPARHIKGGDAVLDEGE, from the coding sequence ATGGCCACCGAGGAAGAGCTGTTCGCGTCGGTCGACGCGCTGTTGGAGGAGGAGCCGCAGCTCCCGTCCCCGGCGGAGCGCGCCCGGCTGCGCGAGGCCGCCGGCATCACCCAGGCCCGCCTCGCGTCCGCGTTGAAAACGTCGACGCAGTCCGTCAAGAACTGGGAGAACGGCCGCTCCGAGCCCAAGCCGCCGCGCCTGGAGGCGTACCAGCGGCTCCTGAACGGCTGGGCGGCGAAGTATCCCGCGCCCGGCGCACCCGGTGCCTCCACCGGTGTGCCCGCCCCGGTCGTCGCGCCGCAGCCGCAGGTGCCGGGAACGTTCACCGGCCCGGCCGCCCCCAAGGCCACTGAGTCGGAGACCTCCGCGCCGGTGGAGACGCCCGCCGTCCGGGTCGCCCCGGAGCGCCCCGCCCGGTCGGCCGCGCGCCCGGTGGTGCCGTCGCGTCGTCCGGCGGCGAATCCGGCGGCGAGGAAGACCGCGAAGCCCGCCGCCGTCGACCCTCGCTTCCCGCACGGCCCGCTCGCGGTGCTGGACGGCGACGGCTCCGCGTACGGCGTGGACGGCATCGTGCTCGACTGCCCGGCGACCACGGTGGTGGAGCTGGTGGAGTGGACACTGCGTGAGTCCGGCCTCGGGGCTCCGAAGCTGAACCGCTACGGCAAGGACTCCGACCCGCTGATCGTGCTCACCGTCTCCGCCGCCGTGAAGCTCGGGCTGCCGGAGCACCTGGAGGGCCACGAGCAGCGCCGCTCCCTGCGCCTGCCCGAGGACCACCCGGTGGTCAGGCAGGTGACGAAGGCCAAGTGGCGGCTCACGCAGCGCGGGTTCGGCCCGTGGGCGCGGATCTACCGCAAGGCGCAGGGCAACCAGCGGCAGTGCGTGCAGCTGGCGCTCCTGTCCTGGGACGCCCTCGACGAGCGGTCCTGGCCCGGCGTCACGGAGATGGATCCGGCCGACGTCGCCCGCGTCCTCGGGGTGTACGCCCAGCGGGTCATCACCCCGCGCGGGTCGACGGCCGTGTCCGGCCTGGAGCTGATGACGGCGCTGCGCCCGCCGACAAAGGCCGTGCAGGATGCGGGGACCGGGAACTGGGTGCCCGGCCCCAATCCCGGTTCGCTGGGCACGGAGCCGATGGATCCGGCACCGCCGGAGGCGACCCCCGAGCACCCCGTGGTCGTGAACTCCGGGTGGACCGGCGGGTTCCTGGACGAGGAGGCGTACCAGTGGGTGCGGTCGGTGGACACGCTCACCGATGAGGAGTGCACGCTGCCGTACGCGGTCGGCCTGGACCTGAACACCGCGTTCCTCGCCGCCGCCGCTCGCCTGGTCGTCGGCCTGTCCGCCCCGGACCACTTCCACGCCCCGACGTTCAACCCGAAGATCCCCGGCTCCTGGCTGGTCGACCTGAGCCACATCGAGCCGGACCCGCGCCTGCCGTCGCCCTTCACGCCGACCGGCGAGCGTCCGGCCGGTCCGGCCTGGTACCAGACGCACACCGTCGCCTACGCCCAGGAACTCGGCCATGACGTCCACCCGATCGAGGCATACCTGCGCCGGGAGACCGGCGCGTACCTGGACCCGTGGCACGACCGGCTCAGGACCGCGTACGTCGACACCCTCGCCGACCTCGGCGTCACCAAGGACCTGGACGACCGCGCGTTCCTCACGGCGATGGAGCGGCACAAGGACGTCGACCCGGCACTGACGGCCGTCCTCGCCGCCGTCAAGGCCACGGTCAAGGGCGGCGTCGGCAAGCTCCGCGAGCGCCCGCAGGGCCGCCACTACAAGGAGGGCGAGCGGTGGCCGGCCCTCCAGCGGCCGACCTGGCGCCCGGACATCCGGGCCGCCGTCATCTCCAAGGCGCGGGTCAACATGCACCGCAAGCTGCGCAACATGGCGGCGATGACGGGCCTGTACCCGCTCGCCGTGCTGTCCGACTGCGTCGTCTACCCCTCGCCGGGCGAGAGCCCGCTCGACTTCCTGCCCTACGCGGCGTCCGGCAAGCCGCAGCCGGGCGGCTTCCGCCTCGGTCCCTCGCCGGGCCTGGCGAAGCTGGAGGGCGTCCAGTCGATGCTGTGGGCGGTCGGCCTGATGGAACAGGGTCTCAACCCCGCCCGCCACATCAAGGGCGGCGACGCCGTCCTCGACGAAGGGGAGTGA
- the tpg gene encoding telomere-protecting terminal protein Tpg: MGEIEDAIERADRESFTRQPPKTLKSQIRYLLKQLGSAKAVAQEIGVTADSVNRYRRGARKHARADVAEKIDDAVRARWQPQVRKRRQKRAAATGGITVETRARFGYTAPVGTTDDGRFRRLTVHLPPAYAQRLFDARATGAGDQEMRGIIAEGFKDVYFQDGGGRAPGLSDVALNDIDYLDLDY; encoded by the coding sequence GTGGGGGAGATCGAGGACGCCATCGAGCGGGCCGACCGGGAGAGCTTCACCCGCCAGCCGCCGAAGACGCTCAAGAGCCAGATCCGTTACCTGCTCAAGCAGTTGGGCAGCGCGAAGGCCGTCGCCCAGGAGATCGGTGTCACCGCCGACTCCGTGAACCGCTACCGGCGCGGTGCCCGCAAGCACGCCCGCGCCGACGTCGCCGAGAAGATCGACGACGCGGTGCGGGCCCGCTGGCAGCCGCAGGTGCGCAAACGCCGGCAGAAGCGGGCCGCCGCCACGGGCGGGATCACGGTGGAGACCCGCGCCCGCTTCGGATACACCGCGCCGGTCGGTACGACCGACGACGGACGCTTCCGGCGCCTCACCGTGCACCTCCCCCCGGCGTACGCACAGCGCCTGTTCGACGCCCGCGCCACGGGGGCCGGCGACCAGGAGATGCGCGGGATCATCGCCGAAGGGTTCAAGGACGTCTACTTCCAGGACGGCGGCGGCCGCGCCCCGGGCCTGTCGGACGTGGCCCTCAACGACATCGACTACCTGGACCTGGACTACTGA
- a CDS encoding SpoIIE family protein phosphatase, which produces MSTEMVFGAVHGRAERVGDVSSAPGGLLDVLGVAAVVLDADGRIVLWSPQAKDLFGYTAQEALGQYAAQLLLEEEHWEQAVELFDRVMASGESWAGGFPTRCKDGHTQMVEFRNMRLEDGRGNFYALGIATDQAILREVERGLALSVRLIEQAPIGLAVLDTDLRFVTVNPELERINGVPAANHIGRRPYEVLPHLDIDVDSTTRQVLETGVPLLDRPVVGRTAADPDHEHAWSVSRYRLEDSGGRVLGVATSVVDVTEQRRAESETARARRRLTLIADASLRIGTTLDLEQTARELAEVCVPDLADVATVDVLDSVLQGHETETHEGPALFRSLAVASVGPSEAARAADPPGELAVYDTDRLAAQCVNRRRPVRVPRVDSHDLPRIARCPQAVELLARAGLHSYLAVPLTARGEILGALGLKRTRNPEPFNHDDEVLAGELAARAALSIDNARWYRSQRHAALALQRHLLPQHPPHPVGLEVASRYQPAAAAVEVGGDWFDAIPLAGDKTALVVGDVMGSGINAAATMGQLRTATRAFADLDLAPAEVLTRLDHTTTRLEETIATCAYAVYDPHRAQCRISLAGHLPPALVSPGRAPQLLDLPAGAPLGVGGIPFQTATFDLVPGDQLILYTDGLVETRDQAIDQRLNTLLGLLDDPERPLEETCDRLLHSLRHPDDHDDVALLIARALPTPHSQASRP; this is translated from the coding sequence ATGAGCACGGAGATGGTTTTCGGGGCTGTTCACGGTCGAGCAGAGCGGGTGGGGGACGTCTCCTCCGCTCCGGGCGGGCTGCTGGACGTGCTGGGTGTCGCGGCCGTCGTCCTCGACGCGGACGGGCGGATCGTGCTGTGGAGCCCGCAGGCCAAGGACCTGTTCGGCTACACCGCCCAGGAGGCGCTGGGCCAGTACGCGGCCCAGCTGCTGCTTGAGGAGGAGCACTGGGAGCAGGCGGTCGAACTGTTCGACCGGGTCATGGCGAGCGGCGAGAGCTGGGCCGGCGGTTTCCCCACCCGGTGCAAGGACGGCCACACACAGATGGTGGAGTTCCGCAATATGCGGCTGGAGGACGGCCGGGGGAACTTCTATGCCCTGGGTATCGCCACCGACCAGGCCATCCTGCGGGAGGTGGAGCGGGGGCTGGCGCTGTCGGTGCGCCTGATCGAGCAGGCTCCGATCGGGCTGGCCGTTTTGGACACCGACCTGCGGTTTGTGACCGTCAATCCGGAGTTGGAGCGGATCAACGGTGTGCCTGCCGCCAACCACATCGGCCGGCGCCCTTACGAGGTTCTGCCGCATCTGGACATTGACGTCGATTCCACGACCCGCCAGGTGCTGGAGACCGGAGTCCCGCTGCTGGACCGGCCCGTCGTCGGCCGCACCGCGGCCGACCCCGACCACGAGCATGCCTGGTCGGTCTCCCGCTACCGGCTGGAGGACTCCGGCGGCCGGGTGCTGGGGGTGGCCACCTCGGTCGTGGACGTCACCGAGCAGCGCCGGGCGGAAAGCGAGACGGCCCGGGCCCGGCGGCGCCTCACACTCATCGCCGACGCCTCCCTGCGCATCGGCACCACACTCGACCTCGAGCAGACCGCCCGCGAGCTGGCTGAGGTGTGCGTGCCCGACCTCGCCGACGTGGCCACGGTGGACGTGCTCGACAGCGTCCTGCAGGGCCACGAGACGGAGACCCATGAAGGGCCCGCGCTGTTCCGCTCCCTCGCTGTGGCTTCCGTCGGCCCCTCCGAGGCCGCCCGCGCCGCCGACCCGCCCGGTGAACTCGCCGTCTACGACACCGACCGCCTGGCCGCCCAGTGCGTGAACCGCCGCCGCCCGGTCCGGGTGCCCCGCGTGGACAGCCACGACCTGCCGCGCATCGCCCGCTGCCCCCAGGCGGTCGAGCTGCTGGCCCGCGCCGGGCTCCACTCCTACCTGGCCGTGCCGCTGACCGCCCGCGGAGAGATCCTCGGGGCCCTTGGCCTCAAGCGCACCCGCAACCCCGAACCGTTCAACCACGACGACGAAGTCCTGGCCGGCGAGCTGGCCGCCCGCGCCGCCCTGTCCATCGACAACGCCCGCTGGTACCGCAGCCAGCGGCACGCGGCCCTCGCCCTCCAGCGCCACCTGCTGCCCCAGCACCCGCCGCACCCGGTGGGCCTGGAGGTCGCCAGCCGGTACCAGCCCGCCGCAGCCGCCGTCGAGGTCGGCGGCGACTGGTTCGACGCCATCCCCCTGGCCGGCGACAAGACCGCCCTCGTGGTCGGCGACGTCATGGGCAGCGGCATCAACGCCGCCGCCACCATGGGCCAGCTGCGCACCGCCACCCGCGCCTTCGCCGACCTCGACCTCGCCCCCGCAGAGGTCCTCACCCGCCTCGACCACACCACCACCCGCCTGGAGGAGACCATCGCCACCTGCGCCTACGCCGTCTACGACCCGCATCGCGCGCAGTGCCGCATCTCCCTCGCCGGCCACCTGCCCCCCGCCCTGGTCAGCCCCGGCCGCGCCCCCCAACTGCTCGACCTGCCCGCCGGCGCGCCCCTCGGGGTCGGCGGCATCCCGTTCCAGACCGCCACCTTCGACCTGGTCCCCGGCGACCAGCTGATCCTTTACACCGATGGCCTGGTCGAGACTCGCGACCAGGCCATCGACCAGCGCCTGAACACCCTCCTCGGCCTGCTCGATGACCCGGAACGGCCCCTGGAGGAGACCTGCGACCGGCTCCTGCACTCCCTGCGCCACCCCGACGACCACGACGACGTCGCCCTGCTCATCGCCCGGGCCCTGCCCACCCCCCACAGCCAAGCCTCCCGGCCCTGA